CAAGGGGATGGAGGAGCTGAAGCAGCTTCCTGGATTGAGATCAGAAGCAACGGCTACAGCACAACCTGCATCGATCATACGACGTGCTGGCGCATACTTCTCGCCTAAGCTGAAGGCGGTACAGGGCAGACAGGTAGCCACCGTGTCGCTCTGAGCCAATGCTTGGATACCCTTGTCAGAGATCTGTAGTAGGTGGTCTGCAGATAGACATCCTAGCTCGGCTGCTAGCTCAGCACCACCGAAAGAGACGATCTCGTCAGCATGCATCTTGACTTTGAGCCCTAGCTCCTTAGCACGAGTCAAGAGGATGCGTGTCTGCTCATGGTCGAAGACCCCCTTCTCTGTAAAGATGTCGCAGCACTCTGCCAAGCCTCGCTCTACGACTACTGGCATGACTGTGTCACAGAGGTAGTGGATGAAGTCTGTGGAGCGTCCCTTGTACTCGGGCGGCGTGTCGTGCGCTCCCATGAAAGTGGGATAAAGGTCTATCGGGTGCTGCTTCTGTAGCGTCCGAATGACCTCTAGCTGCTTGATCTCCGTGTCAAGCTCCATACCGTAGCCACTCTTAGCCTCAACGGTGGTGACTCCCATTGATAGCATGGCGTCTAGATGTGCAGAGGCACGCTGGGTAAGCTCCTCAGCTGTTGCGCTGCGGGTCGCTTTCATCGTGTTGGCTATACCCCCACCACGCTCCATGATACTCATATAGCTGTCACCAGCTAGTCGCCACTGGAACTCATCCTCACGGTATCCCCCGAAGATGAGGTGGGTGTGACTATCGACGAAGCCTGGCAGGACGCACCCGCCCTGAGCATCATAAGCGACGCAGTCGGCGTGGTCTACTTGCTCGGCTTCCTTCATGGTCCCGACGAAGGCTATCTTGCCTTGTCGTACGATGATGGCGGCTGGTCCTTCGATGACTCCAATCTGGCGCATCGCCTCAGCGCCATGCTGTGCGGTAGAGCCTGGACGGGTCACGATCTGACCAATGTTGTATAGATAGAGATTGGACATTAGATTTTAGAAGTTAGAGGTTAGAGAGTAGAGTTTCT
The sequence above is a segment of the Porphyromonas vaginalis genome. Coding sequences within it:
- the hutI gene encoding imidazolonepropionase, with product MSNLYLYNIGQIVTRPGSTAQHGAEAMRQIGVIEGPAAIIVRQGKIAFVGTMKEAEQVDHADCVAYDAQGGCVLPGFVDSHTHLIFGGYREDEFQWRLAGDSYMSIMERGGGIANTMKATRSATAEELTQRASAHLDAMLSMGVTTVEAKSGYGMELDTEIKQLEVIRTLQKQHPIDLYPTFMGAHDTPPEYKGRSTDFIHYLCDTVMPVVVERGLAECCDIFTEKGVFDHEQTRILLTRAKELGLKVKMHADEIVSFGGAELAAELGCLSADHLLQISDKGIQALAQSDTVATCLPCTAFSLGEKYAPARRMIDAGCAVAVASDLNPGSCFSSSIPLMFALATIYMGMTVEEAVTALTLNGAAAIGRADQIGSIEVGKAGDLALLRFPSYKFLSYHFGVNLVRATIKAGTIYENKLVTPAPSV